A section of the Mycobacterium sp. 3519A genome encodes:
- a CDS encoding FUSC family protein has product MPSETAAVLRHVLDRLRARDPEFDALRRASRAAIVLPIAAAIGFSVGGSQTPLFTIFGSVALLILVDFPGNRPARALAYCGLGINGAILITLGTLVAPHPWLSVVSMFVLGVAVIFAGVLSEIVAAGQRATLLMFVLPACTPVGPLPERLLGWLIALALCVPAALFLFPPRHHDELRAHAARVCNRLADRLEGAVPERELTKAMNALDAAFLGADYRPVALTAGSRALVRVVDDLGWLSDRISDDTGAMLGAMKQPAVRVLRDSAAVLRIRDVSERLARSAHLLDALTELRAVSQGHYRDDITAVLDEASDETAVEVGRKLLNRRTIAATIAVTGRIIRNAAAADARPVWARVLGRRLPDTGAADWVMPETVAVAAITRGFLAPDAVVLRNSLRTGLGLAVAVAVTHLFPVQHGFWVVLGAMSVLRSSALTTGTRVIRAVAGTAVGFVLGAVVIEFLGVDPVVLWILLPVVAFGSAYVPEVYSFVAGQAAFTMMVLINFNLIVPTGWKVGLIRVEDVVVGALVGIVVSLLLWPRGASAAVSKAIADARTVGAEFLSEAVHRVTRGASEAATDRVIALSHQALEASRTVDDAVRQYLSENGGTTAMRAPVVRSANRAIRVRAAAELIADVVPPPLEPYRRAREVLEAHTDVICARLTGDPGREFESLSDDFVLALRAEGADDELAVSAALPLTAVAAQLGELELLYPHPVASGR; this is encoded by the coding sequence TTGCCTTCTGAAACGGCTGCGGTGTTGCGCCACGTGTTGGATCGCCTTCGGGCGCGCGACCCGGAGTTCGACGCGCTGCGTCGTGCCTCCCGCGCCGCCATCGTGCTGCCGATCGCCGCCGCCATCGGCTTCTCGGTCGGCGGTTCGCAGACGCCGTTGTTCACCATCTTCGGCTCGGTGGCGCTGCTGATCCTCGTCGACTTCCCCGGCAACCGGCCCGCGCGGGCGCTGGCCTACTGCGGCCTGGGAATCAACGGCGCCATTTTGATCACGCTCGGCACACTGGTCGCGCCGCACCCGTGGCTGAGTGTCGTATCGATGTTCGTGCTCGGCGTCGCGGTCATCTTCGCCGGTGTGCTCAGCGAGATCGTCGCCGCGGGCCAACGCGCGACGCTGTTGATGTTCGTGCTGCCCGCCTGCACGCCCGTCGGCCCGCTGCCCGAACGGCTGCTCGGCTGGCTGATCGCGTTGGCGCTGTGCGTGCCGGCCGCGCTGTTCCTCTTCCCGCCTCGCCATCACGACGAATTGCGCGCCCACGCGGCGCGCGTCTGCAACCGGTTGGCCGACCGACTCGAGGGCGCCGTGCCGGAACGCGAACTGACCAAGGCGATGAATGCGCTCGACGCCGCGTTCCTTGGCGCCGACTACCGGCCGGTGGCGTTGACCGCGGGCAGCCGCGCGCTGGTCCGGGTCGTCGACGACCTCGGCTGGCTGTCCGATCGCATCTCCGACGACACCGGCGCCATGCTCGGGGCGATGAAGCAGCCCGCGGTGCGGGTGCTCCGCGACTCGGCGGCGGTGCTGCGCATCCGCGACGTCTCCGAGAGGTTGGCGCGCAGCGCCCATCTGCTCGACGCGTTGACCGAACTGCGGGCGGTGTCGCAGGGCCACTACCGCGACGACATCACCGCGGTGCTCGACGAAGCCAGCGACGAGACGGCGGTGGAGGTCGGCCGAAAGCTGTTGAACCGCAGGACGATCGCGGCCACCATCGCGGTGACGGGACGGATCATCCGCAATGCGGCGGCAGCCGACGCCCGGCCGGTGTGGGCGCGCGTCCTCGGCCGCCGCCTTCCCGATACGGGCGCCGCGGACTGGGTGATGCCCGAAACCGTCGCGGTCGCGGCCATCACCAGAGGGTTTCTCGCCCCCGACGCGGTGGTGCTCCGCAACAGCCTGCGCACCGGCCTCGGTCTGGCCGTCGCGGTTGCCGTCACCCACCTGTTTCCGGTCCAGCACGGCTTCTGGGTGGTGCTCGGCGCGATGTCGGTGTTGCGCAGCAGCGCGCTGACGACGGGCACGCGGGTGATCCGGGCGGTGGCAGGCACTGCGGTCGGCTTCGTCCTTGGCGCCGTCGTGATCGAGTTCCTCGGCGTCGACCCCGTCGTGCTGTGGATCCTGCTGCCGGTCGTCGCGTTCGGATCGGCGTATGTGCCGGAGGTGTACTCGTTCGTCGCCGGGCAGGCCGCGTTCACGATGATGGTGCTGATCAACTTCAACCTGATCGTGCCGACAGGGTGGAAGGTCGGCCTGATCCGTGTCGAGGACGTCGTCGTCGGCGCACTGGTCGGCATCGTGGTGTCGCTGTTGTTGTGGCCGCGAGGCGCGTCGGCGGCGGTGTCCAAGGCGATCGCCGATGCGCGCACGGTCGGCGCGGAGTTCTTGTCCGAGGCCGTCCACCGCGTCACCCGGGGCGCCTCCGAAGCCGCCACCGATCGGGTGATCGCGCTGAGCCATCAGGCCCTCGAGGCGTCCCGCACAGTGGATGATGCGGTGCGGCAATACCTTTCGGAGAACGGCGGCACGACCGCCATGCGCGCGCCGGTGGTACGGTCCGCCAACCGTGCGATCCGGGTGCGCGCCGCCGCCGAGTTGATCGCCGATGTCGTGCCACCGCCGCTGGAGCCCTACCGTCGCGCCCGCGAGGTGCTCGAGGCCCACACCGACGTGATCTGCGCGAGGCTGACCGGCGATCCCGGACGCGAATTCGAATCACTCAGTGACGACTTCGTGCTCGCGCTGCGCGCCGAAGGCGCCGATGACGAACTAGCGGTTTCCGCCGCATTGCCGCTGACGGCGGTGGCCGCCCAACTCGGTGAACTCGAATTGCTCTACCCGCACCCGGTAGCGTCGGGCCGATGA
- a CDS encoding NAD(P)/FAD-dependent oxidoreductase — protein MSEVLVLGSGFAGLWAALGAARRLDELGATDDVRVTALSSLPYHDIRVRNYEADLTPCRIPLADVLGPARVEHVTADVTAIDPAARTVTTSAGTHGYDRLVVALGSQVVKPGIPGLHEFGFDVDTYDGAMRLQRHLAGLDPITPAASTVVVVGAGLTGIETACEMPARLAGLFPDSTPQVILIDHNPYVGSDMGASARPVIEAALASNGVHTRLGVRITAIDEAVVTLSTGEVLSAATVVWCAGMRANPLTADLGVTCDRLGRVPVDDYLRVVDVPDVFAAGDVAAAAMDDEHLSVMSCQHGRPMGRYAGYNVVSDLLGEPMLALRIPWYVTVLDLGPAGAVYTEGWDRHVVDTGESAKATKRAINGIRIYPPLDGDRDAILAAAAPALQARPNANG, from the coding sequence ATGAGCGAGGTGCTGGTGCTCGGTTCGGGTTTCGCGGGCCTGTGGGCGGCGCTCGGGGCGGCGCGGCGACTGGACGAACTCGGTGCGACTGATGACGTGCGGGTCACCGCGCTGAGTTCCCTGCCGTACCACGACATTCGGGTGCGCAACTACGAGGCCGACCTGACACCGTGCCGGATACCGCTGGCCGATGTGCTCGGCCCTGCCCGCGTCGAGCACGTCACCGCCGACGTGACGGCGATCGACCCGGCGGCGCGCACCGTGACGACGTCGGCAGGTACGCATGGCTACGACCGCCTCGTCGTCGCGCTGGGCAGCCAGGTGGTCAAGCCCGGCATACCCGGTCTGCACGAGTTCGGGTTCGACGTCGACACCTACGACGGCGCGATGAGGCTGCAACGTCACCTCGCGGGTCTCGACCCGATCACTCCGGCGGCCAGCACCGTCGTCGTGGTGGGCGCCGGCCTGACGGGCATCGAGACCGCGTGTGAAATGCCTGCCCGGTTGGCCGGGCTGTTTCCCGACAGCACCCCGCAGGTCATCCTGATCGACCACAACCCGTACGTCGGATCGGACATGGGCGCCTCGGCGCGTCCGGTGATCGAGGCCGCGCTCGCGTCGAACGGGGTGCACACCAGGCTCGGCGTGCGCATCACCGCCATCGACGAGGCGGTCGTGACCCTGTCGACCGGCGAGGTGTTGAGCGCGGCCACGGTGGTGTGGTGTGCAGGCATGCGCGCCAACCCACTGACCGCGGACCTGGGGGTGACCTGCGACCGCCTCGGCCGCGTCCCGGTCGACGACTACCTGCGGGTCGTCGACGTCCCCGACGTGTTCGCCGCGGGCGACGTCGCCGCGGCCGCCATGGACGACGAGCACCTGTCGGTGATGTCATGTCAGCACGGCAGGCCGATGGGCCGGTATGCCGGCTACAACGTGGTCAGCGATCTGCTCGGTGAACCGATGCTGGCCCTTCGAATCCCTTGGTATGTCACGGTTTTGGACCTGGGACCAGCCGGCGCGGTGTACACCGAGGGCTGGGACAGGCACGTGGTCGACACCGGCGAATCGGCCAAAGCCACCAAGCGCGCGATCAACGGTATACGCATCTATCCGCCGCTGGACGGGGATCGGGACGCGATCCTGGCTGCCGCGGCCCCTGCCCTGCAGGCAAGACCGAATGCCAATGGCTAG
- a CDS encoding pirin family protein, with protein MPAITADTLTLPRITTPGPADTERPVRSITTGPHGYEGEGFPVVRAFAGVSSADLDPFVHMDQMGEIEYQPGEPRGTDWHPHRGFETVTYMIDGRFAHQDSHGGGGLITDGATQWMTAGSGILHIETPPAELVESGGVFHGIQLWVNLPRKDKFAAPKYQAIEGGQVKLLSSDDGGALVRIIAGDVDEHHGPGATHTPITLAHATVEPGARLNLPWNRDFNALVYVLSGRGTVGPVGHPILQGQLAVLGPGDRITVAAEPTQESRRPALEVLLLGGKPIREPVFQYGPFVMNSKAELIEAMDDFQAGKFGVIPPNALMPHRPLS; from the coding sequence ATGCCTGCTATCACCGCTGACACCCTGACACTTCCGCGGATCACCACCCCGGGGCCCGCCGACACCGAGCGTCCTGTCCGATCCATCACCACCGGCCCACACGGCTATGAGGGCGAGGGTTTCCCGGTCGTCCGCGCGTTCGCTGGCGTGAGTTCGGCGGACCTCGACCCGTTCGTCCACATGGACCAGATGGGCGAGATCGAGTACCAGCCGGGTGAGCCGAGGGGCACCGACTGGCACCCGCACCGCGGGTTCGAGACGGTCACCTACATGATCGACGGCCGGTTCGCGCACCAGGACTCGCACGGCGGCGGCGGTCTGATCACCGACGGCGCCACGCAGTGGATGACGGCGGGGTCGGGCATTCTGCACATCGAAACCCCGCCGGCCGAACTGGTGGAGAGCGGCGGCGTGTTCCACGGCATCCAGCTGTGGGTGAACCTGCCGCGCAAGGACAAGTTCGCCGCGCCGAAGTACCAGGCCATCGAAGGCGGCCAGGTGAAGCTGTTGTCCTCGGACGACGGCGGTGCGCTGGTGCGCATCATCGCAGGCGACGTCGACGAGCATCACGGCCCAGGTGCCACGCACACGCCAATCACGTTGGCCCACGCCACGGTTGAGCCCGGCGCCCGGCTGAACCTGCCGTGGAACCGCGACTTCAACGCGCTGGTGTACGTGCTGTCGGGCCGCGGCACGGTCGGCCCCGTCGGGCACCCGATCCTCCAGGGTCAACTCGCGGTGCTCGGCCCCGGCGACCGAATCACAGTGGCCGCCGAGCCTACACAGGAATCGCGGCGACCCGCGCTCGAGGTTCTGCTGTTGGGCGGCAAGCCAATTCGAGAACCCGTGTTCCAGTACGGCCCGTTCGTGATGAACTCCAAGGCCGAACTCATCGAGGCGATGGACGATTTCCAGGCGGGCAAGTTCGGTGTCATTCCGCCGAACGCACTGATGCCGCACCGGCCGCTGAGCTAG